TCAAGCCATCTTCGATTAGACAGATCTTCCCATTGTCACCCCTCTATCTCAGCACCGACACTTCTCTGAACAAGAGTTCAGACAGTCTTCTAGGGTTTGTGGCCCACGCTACCACAGCCAACGCATTCCATGCCACCGCTATAGCCAACAATCTGCCTGTTACAAACGAAACAAAACTCAAGGTTTGAAAGCTTAGACCATTCACATCACTTAttgtttttatatcaaatcaAACTTGTTTTTCTGGTTGCCGTAGGAGCAAACGGCGTACGACAGCGACTTTGTCGAACTGAGCGACGGCTCTCCTGCTAGAGCAAGGTCCAAACACATACTAACACAAGAGGAAGTGGACCTTCAAGAACTCCACTGTTGCAAAGATGTTCCTGCGTTTGATCTTATCAGCCCACTGCCTCAGACTCAATGGGATAGCTTTGAGAAGACCGTCACAAAGATAAAAGATGTGTAAGTGAATATCAACTATACTGTAGTTTCCTTTTACGAAATCTTAACTGCTTCGTTCTGTCAATCCTGCAGGTTTCATATTGCTCCATCTAAATTCGACTTCTCCAACCAATTCCTACTCGACCTAGCAGAACCTGAGCATTGGACATCAACACTTGTAAGCTGTCTTACCCATACTTATTCCTAACATAACATTTTGCATTCAATAGATCTGTTTCATGTATCTGTTGCATGGGTCTGGTAACTAGATTTTGAGTGATGTGGagacaaaatttgttttaaaacgCACAGTGACTGTCAGATTGTTTTTGCTAACATTTATTTACCTCTGTAATTTACAGCACATGGAAGTTCTCATGCACATGTTGGGAAAAAGACACAGCCGTCTTCTAGCTGACCAAAAGTTGGCTTTCGTTACACCTCACCTAACCTCGGGGATCCAGCAAAAAACAAAGTCGTTCAGCAGGTCAACTAAGAAAGATACCTTCAAATGGGGAAAGCAGCTGACGGACATTGTTACCCAGCCCGAGAGGAAATGGTTGGAGGATGTCTACACTGTCTACACTCCAATGATATGGGCCAAGAAACACTGGGTTGGTCTCGCTATCAATCTAGACTTGGGCTGTGTTGAAATTTTAGACCCACTACCCTCTCTTTATGCGGACAGAACCGTGGCGCGTCATATGGCTAGTGTGCTGAAGGCATTGCCCTTCCTCGTCAAGAAGGTTGCCAACTTCGAACTCACCCAGTTTCGTGGACTTGAACCATTTACATGGACGCGTATCAAAGACCTCTACATCAACGAGAGGGGAGGTGACTGTGGTCCGGTTTCTGTCAAGTTCCTGGAGATGCACGCTCATGGAGATCCAGAACATCACATGAAGAGCATCACTGACCTCCAAGTGGATGCAATTCGCAAACAATACGCTCTGGACATCTACAAGACAATTGTGACGCCTGCTTACTCCGAGCGAGAAAACGAATGAGTACTTTCAGTTCTTCTATCAAAACATTAGCTCCCTTTGTCTTTTTGGTGTTGTCCCCACAACACATGTTTTCTGTTCAACTTTTAGGATGTTCTGCGGCAAACGATGCTACTTTTTAGTTTGAAGTTTTTCTCGGTTATGAACCTTATGGTTGCGGTGTCTAGTTTGTGTGTTGTGGATTagtgtttcttttcttttaaacgTTTTAGGAAGCCATATGTGGATGGATAAGCATAACGTGGACGATGCTAATCAAGTGCATACCAAAGAGTAGTAACGGTTAGCAACAAACCAAAATAGACTAATTATGCAATTAGCGAACAAACCAAACGCCATAAATTATTACCCAttcactaaaaaaaaattatatgtagaTTACTCACAATTAATATTCACACAGACTAATCAACTGTCTAAGCAACAGTAGTAACGGTTAGAAAAAAACGAAATAGACTAATTTTTTAATTGGAAAAGAAACCAAACCACAAAATTGTAAACCCATTCActaacaaaacattaaaataacaaaaacattagCTGTGGAGCTGATATGCAGATTACTCACAATTAATTTGCACAAAGAAGCTAAACAGTAGATGTGCAAATGCTTAACAAAGAAAAACTTTACCATATTATCCACTAAAATTGGTGTGGATGGCTAATGTTTTTGTGGACGCCCTACAACTGACCACAAATCGTGTTCGGTTAATAACAAACCGGTAAATACTTTATTGTTTTTGGGTTTCACTGAAAACTTAATTTTGGGTTTTACTGAAACTTTATTGTTCAGCTATGCTCTTACTCCATGTTTTAAGTAGAAACTTTGTGTACAAACTGTAACCAATCAACTAATCAGGTCATGTTGCCAATACATAATTAATTCTCCTGACAAGACAACAACATAAATGTGGACGTCCACAAACAAAAACGAACACATATGAAATTCAAACAATGTCATAATATCCAAGAAAACATGAAAATCAATAAAGTTTGGTCTACGACTTGCATTTATTAGTTGCCTAACAAAATTGCCACGAAAGACAAATGTGAGCAACCGGAATGTtcaactaaaaacaaaaaacagagaaaTGTATTCCCACAGACATCCACTTCAACTTCCACCACAAGTCAATGCTAGATGGGGTTTGTGCACGTAGCACGGTTGTGTCCTTCCATTCCACACCTACCACATTTGTTCTTCACCAACTTTGTCTTCTTAGCACCTGATACCAAGCAATTGATACTATGAAAAAAAGAATGGATCTAAAAAACAGGTTGAACAAGAAGTCTAAGTAGTATTACCGGAAATTCACCAGTTGAGAGTTGACGGTTCTTCCTACGACGACCGGGTTGCCTCTTTGTAACAGGTGGCCTCAAAACCAGATTCATCACATCCTCGGGGACATCCACATCTCGTGGGTCTCCTTCAGGACTAATTACCCCTTCATAGGTCTCTCTCCACGTTGTTGTCTTGTAGCAGTGTCCCACCAAACTCTCATACGGGACTCCTAAACTGTCTGCGGCTAGCAGGGCATGTCCACATGGTATTTTGAGCTTATCAAAATACTTGCAATCACACTGCTTGTCCACCAGATTTACACGTTCCTTCCCACCATACTTCCCTATTATTTCACACCTCCATTCCGTAGACGAATTCACCTTGCTCCCACTCATTGTTGCCATGTTCTTAGTCATCTGCTTATCCACCTCAACACTAACCATCCCCCTGTGTTTCTCAGCCTTGTTTCTCCTCGCACTGAACCACCTGGTCATCATTCTTTGTATGAAAATAACCAACTCCATTATTGGAGAAGATCTCCCCTCTACAAGTGCATGGTTCAACTGCTCAGCGATGTTACTAGTCATCATATTATAGCGGTCTCCTAGAAAATTAGCCCTGGTCCAATGAGCAACCCCAATATTTCCAAAATACACACCACATTCACTTCGCTGAGCCCTGACCTTGCTGTACAGATCTCTATAATCTCGCTGACGGTAAGCCATACCAGTTGCTGTCACCAATTGCGCCAAGTTCTTGCTTGAGTAACGAGAATTGACATTTCTTGCAAGATGCACAATGCAATAACCATGATTAGCTCGAGGATACACACGTTTCACAGCTGTACCAATGCACACCGCACGGTCAGAAATGATAGCCAGCTTAGGAGAGTCAGCTAGAATTCTCTCCAACTTCATCAAGAACCAAGTCCACGATTCTTCATCTTCCGCGTCAACAATAGCATAAGCTAGTGGAAAGATTTGGAAATTAGCATCTTGCCCGCTTGCTGTAAGTAAAACCCCCTTGTACTTCCCTCCCAAGTGTGTGCCATCAATAACTAACACAAGCCTCAGCTTCTTAAAACCACTAATTGACGCACCAAAAGACAGAAACAGATATAGGAACCgctcatcaccatcatcatccaCTTCAGTTTCAAGATCAGCTACTGTTCCAGGATTTGCGAGCTTCAACATGTGCAAATACTGCGGCAACTTCAAATACGATTCTTCTTCTGTCCCAAGTATGTCGATTGCAGCCATCTCTGTTGCCCTGTAGCATTTCATGTAGGAAGCACTAACTCGTAAATCTTCTAGTACAAGCTTCTGCAGTTCTCGGGGAACTGGCCCTTTTCCTGGCTCACCAAATTTAGATTTGTATACAGCTGCGATAACCTTCGACGTGGCCCTACTTTGGTAACCCTGACGAAAATCGATAGGACATCTATGCTCTAGTTGTGCTTTCCTGATCTCGTAATAACCACAACCTCTCATTTCATGGGCTGTTACACGCCAATCACATTTGGGATCAGGGCACGACACCACAAAAGAATCAATCTTCGTTCTGGTTTGCTTGAAACGAAACTGATTCCTTATAGCATAAATGGCAAGAGAGATTTGACAATCTTCTTTGTTACCAAAAACCTTACCAACGTAGATTCTTCCATCAGCTTCTTCCAAGTCCATGTCTGGTATCTCTGCTGCCGCATAGCTTGTGTCGTCAAAAAGCGGTGGAATATCAAACTCCTCATCATCTACTTCATCTAGCTTTCTTGGCTTAACCGGCGGCATCATGACCACACTTGGGCTATCGTTCACCCTGCTTATCCACGGATTGTCTCGTCCCATCCACGGATGTTTGTCCCCACCACCATTGTTCTTAACACTGCTAGGACCGCCAACGTCAAAGACAGGATCAACATCGTCGTTCGAAGGACATGTGTATCGACTTGGACGCCTCTTCTTGAGTAAGTCATCCACAATCTCATCTTCGTTGTAAACAACTTTCACAGCATTTGAACCGGCGTAGTCGCTTTTCAGTAATGGAGTCCAAAACACTTGGTCATAACCTCGAGGTCTCACATCCCTATCGTCAACCTCGGAAACTACTTTACCAACATCATCCTCAAAAACAACACTACCGCCTAAAGTTTCTTCCTTTCGGTAATCATTGCGCTCCTTTATTTCTTCCTCAGCTCTCTCAACTTCCTTTACAAACTCAACATCCTCAAGATTCACAACAGGCGGTGGAACCTCCAAGGTAGTTTTACCAGAGCTAGCCGTACGGGGACCAAAACCACGGCTCATCGTACCAAGAGCACGACTGACCGAACCAGAACCTAAACTACGACTCCCAGGAGCAGAACCAAATCCTCGACTCGCCGTTACAGAACATGCTTGCGAAAACCCGCTTGTTCTAAAACTAGCAGGTGTTACAAACCCCATCCCCGAATCATCAATGATTCCCTCCTGCGTCGTCTTCCTCTCAAACTTAACGAACATGTTCATTGTCCCCCTAGCTCTCAACTGCTGAAGGAAGTACTTTATCGCACCGTCACTAGTTATCAGAACCGGCGGTGTCTGCAACCCAGTTGCTAGATCCAAACTCGACGACGACCAGCAGCTTAACGCCGCCGCAAACAGACCATCCTCCACGCCAAACTCACGCAAGACGTTACCTTGAAGCTCCAGCAAACCGATTCCGTCGTACAGAGTAACAAATCTCGCCATCCGCTGTTTGTCAATCAAAAAATCCCACTTTCCGTCGTCACCACAGACCCACTCGCCGCACATGATCATGCACTGTTCCTCCATTGCAAAAGCCTACGACATACGATTTCAAAAAGGACGTTAGGAACTAGGGATTCATTGATGTTAGACAAGAAGAACACAAAAACCGTACCGATTACGATACCCTCCGTCAGAAAACGCCAAAACGATGCAATAGGATCAGTCACAAAAATAACGTTGTGGGAACGTCATTGTCATAATGAGCTGCCATCTCCTTTACGTTTCAAAGAAAGCCGTCGGATTGAAAGTACATACTTTAATCTACTGGCTGTAAATAAAGGTACTTTGCAGCCCAAATAACATTTAAGATGCAAACCAAACCGGTTCCCCTTTTGCAAACACCAACCCGACGATACTCTTCCATTAGTAAAGAGAGGGCACTAAGGTCCTATCACACACTACAGAACAAGAAAAAGTGCCTCACAAGCATAATGTGTCTCTCTATGCAACTCAAACTTATAATGTGCCTCTCTATGTAATCAACTCCTTATTTTTACGTTACACGGCCGTGGAATTTGAATATCATCTGAGACAAAAATCGGCAATATTGCGCTTGTATACAAGAAACCTTGCCTCAACGGATCCAGTTGTGATATCCAAAGGAGATGTTACTGATACAGAGAAAACAAAGGCGTGGCTTGCTCGAGTCATCATCACGTCTCTGCTCGAATAACCATAAAGAATTAAAGATCAAAACTTGATGATCTAATTCAATAATACATGATTTACCTTCTCTTTGTCAGTCAAAAAAGACACGAGCAACCTCCTCTCCTTCAAAATCATATTATAGTTAATCGATATTGATGTAGTTGccagttaacaaaaaaaagacatcGATGTCGTCgcctgacaaaaaaaaataattaaacaaggaaaagagaaaaaggaaaagagtgGCGTGAGTAACTTTTCTAGGGTTTTATGTTACATAACTTTTATGGACTTTAACATTTTCTTAAGGAGTCCAATTGTCGACTCCTCGCTTCGTAGGCCCATTATAGTAGAAAGTCTATCTAAATCCAAGCGGCAATAACTTATGTATTTGCTGgaaataatttatgaatttgtCGGAcaataaaattgtatttttttgctCACTCTCTAgattgtgtgtatatatatatataaataagtgaactaaaaatataattaagatatttgatttaaattggtaatttattaatttatgcatatttaaaattaaaaatttattaaaaattaatcctCGCATAATCCCCACGTTTATTTTCCgtccaaatatcaaaatttctTATTGTGTAATTCAGCACATTTTTATGCAGTTATGtaatcaaaatgttatattagaaagtaaattaaatctaaaaagatTATTATTGACTAAAAtgagatgtttttttttagcATAGGGTACAAAACTAAAATGGTTTGTTAAAAACGACTAAATCGTAACATATCAACGAGTATTTAGCAAATTTTCAATCAAATGATTCATCTATATGTGTACAACTTTACCATAAAAATTTTGAAGGATTTGCACCAtccttttgatttatttttgatgtacacatgtacacgaCACATGGTGTATATTTAGTTGTGTCCACCATATGACGTGTACACGTATATGTTGAATCTATCAATATTTATGGTGAGCGTGTACACATATAGGTGGATTGGTGATTGTTTAAACAAATACCAAGATAAGTAACAAATTAGATCAAATCAAACTGAAAtatcacaaaaataaattacaaaatatgattatatttcTACCACCACTGTATCAAAAACCATAGAAAACCCAATTGTACCATTCATCAATAATTACTAATTGTCATACATGTGTACATGATTTCATGTATACAGGATTACATTTTTGCATTTGTATCTTTATGGTTATCCATGTGTATATTATTGAAATGATGTCCATGTGGATAAtgttaagataatttttttttgaattaatgtaCATGTGAATGCATTTGCATATATATTCTTGAAACACACATCCACTAAACTTACAAACCTCATATTTGCTAGTTTTTGGTTTTGACCCCAAAGTTTTCAAATGTGCATATATAATTAACTTTTTGAATTTGCACCAAATTTCTTATTGTGTAATCAGCCCCTTTTTATGCAGTTATGTAATCAAAATGTAATATTAGCaactaaataaaatctaaaatattattattgactaaaatgacatttttttgGCATAGGGTACAAAACTAAAATGAGATGTTAAAAACCACTAAACCATAACATATCAATGAGTATTTATCAAATCGTCAATCAAATGATTCATCTATATGTGTATAACTTCACCATGAAATTTTGATGGATTTGTCGGTTATAATATACAATCACCAtccttttgatttatttttgatgtacatgtgtacacgaCACATGGTGTATACTTGGTTGTGTTCACCATGTGACGTATACAAGTTTACgtcaaaaataaatcaaaaaaatattagttgttAGTGATGAGTGACGGATCTATCGAGATTTATGGTGAAAGTGTACACATATAGATGGATTACATATATGTGGATTGGTAGTTATttaatcaaacatcaaaataaataacaaattagatcaaatcaaactgaaatatcaccaaaataaattacaaaatatgcTTATATTCTACCAGTGATCAAAAACAATAGAAATCCCAAATTGTACcattaatcaatatttattaatggtCATCCATGTGTACAAGATTATATCTTTTACATTTGTATCTTTATGATTAACCATGTGTATATTATTGAAAAGATGTCCATGTAGATGGcgttaagataaaaaaaaaattgaagtaatGTACATGTGAATGAATTTGCATATATACTCTTGAAACACACATCcactaatattttcaaaataatatttattttcaagaatttgaatgattttaaatcatttattataCCATAAGAATTGTAATCGATTAATTAAttgttacataaaataattagataGTAACGATATTCAAGAACTAATAATGGTCATACATGGAAACATGTGTACATAATAGATTATTTgacttttaaaaaaacaatactaCTATGCATTACATTTTACCATTTGATTTAGTTAATTTGAAATCATTTTAGGaaaaatcagaaataaaatggttttttaaaagtttggagCAAAAATGAAAGCAATCAAAAGATGACGGACTACTTGCAATTATGAGGAGGGGTTAAATAAACAATTAAGGCATTTGGatttataaacaattttataCAAAACATAAAGGACCAAATATgccaaaaaaacataattggCCATTGATGCTCACGAGCTCTTTGCGACGGAGCTGTGACGGAGAGTGGTGATGGAACGACATCAGGAAAGATGAGTCGGAGGCTGACATGATTCTGTTTCTGTTGGTCCAAAGACAGAACTCTTTGGTGACAATTTTTTGTCTTGTCTTACACAGCTCCTTTCTCATTTTTTTCCACCACAACAACCTGTAATTAATTGACCCATAAGACAACTTATGTCAATGATTGATCTTTAGCTAGAAAACACCAGATTATGAGTAAAACCTTTGAATAAGAGTCAACGCCATAAATCTTCTTAAGCTCAAAAATCCCAGGTAGGTTCGTGGCTGGAGTAAACCCGTCATCCGAGTAAACCAGTGTTTTTAAACCCGGACCGAACCGGCGGTCGGACCGGGTTCAACCGCGAACCGGACATCAAGCCGGGCTGgattaatttcaaaacccaatcaaagttgaaccggttaaaaacccATATTGAACCGTTAAAAACCCGGAAACCAGTGACCCAACGAACCGGTTAAACCATGGTTcgtatagaaaacaaaatttttgttaataaaataattagtttttttcaaaat
The sequence above is drawn from the Raphanus sativus cultivar WK10039 chromosome 7, ASM80110v3, whole genome shotgun sequence genome and encodes:
- the LOC130497765 gene encoding uncharacterized protein LOC130497765 isoform X2 translates to MEEQCMIMCGEWVCGDDGKWDFLIDKQRMARFVTLYDGIGLLELQGNVLREFGVEDGLFAAALSCWSSSSLDLATGLQTPPVLITSDGAIKYFLQQLRARGTMNMFVKFERKTTQEGIIDDSGMGFVTPASFRTSGFSQACSVTASRGFGSAPGSRSLGSGSVSRALGTMSRGFGPRTASSGKTTLEVPPPVVNLEDVEFVKEVERAEEEIKERNDYRKEETLGGSVVFEDDVGKVVSEVDDRDVRPRGYDQVFWTPLLKSDYAGSNAVKVVYNEDEIVDDLLKKRRPSRYTCPSNDDVDPVFDVGGPSSVKNNGGGDKHPWMGRDNPWISRVNDSPSVVMMPPVKPRKLDEVDDEEFDIPPLFDDTSYAAAEIPDMDLEEADGRIYVGKVFGNKEDCQISLAIYAIRNQFRFKQTRTKIDSFVVSCPDPKCDWRVTAHEMRGCGYYEIRKAQLEHRCPIDFRQGYQSRATSKVIAAVYKSKFGEPGKGPVPRELQKLVLEDLRVSASYMKCYRATEMAAIDILGTEEESYLKLPQYLHMLKLANPGTVADLETEVDDDGDERFLYLFLSFGASISGFKKLRLVLVIDGTHLGGKYKGVLLTASGQDANFQIFPLAYAIVDAEDEESWTWFLMKLERILADSPKLAIISDRAVCIGTAVKRVYPRANHGYCIVHLARNVNSRYSSKNLAQLVTATGMAYRQRDYRDLYSKVRAQRSECGVYFGNIGVAHWTRANFLGDRYNMMTSNIAEQLNHALVEGRSSPIMELVIFIQRMMTRWFSARRNKAEKHRGMVSVEVDKQMTKNMATMSGSKVNSSTEWRCEIIGKYGGKERVNLVDKQCDCKYFDKLKIPCGHALLAADSLGVPYESLVGHCYKTTTWRETYEGVISPEGDPRDVDVPEDVMNLVLRPPVTKRQPGRRRKNRQLSTGEFPVLRRQSW
- the LOC130497765 gene encoding uncharacterized protein LOC130497765 isoform X1 encodes the protein MEEQCMIMCGEWVCGDDGKWDFLIDKQRMARFVTLYDGIGLLELQGNVLREFGVEDGLFAAALSCWSSSSLDLATGLQTPPVLITSDGAIKYFLQQLRARGTMNMFVKFERKTTQEGIIDDSGMGFVTPASFRTSGFSQACSVTASRGFGSAPGSRSLGSGSVSRALGTMSRGFGPRTASSGKTTLEVPPPVVNLEDVEFVKEVERAEEEIKERNDYRKEETLGGSVVFEDDVGKVVSEVDDRDVRPRGYDQVFWTPLLKSDYAGSNAVKVVYNEDEIVDDLLKKRRPSRYTCPSNDDVDPVFDVGGPSSVKNNGGGDKHPWMGRDNPWISRVNDSPSVVMMPPVKPRKLDEVDDEEFDIPPLFDDTSYAAAEIPDMDLEEADGRIYVGKVFGNKEDCQISLAIYAIRNQFRFKQTRTKIDSFVVSCPDPKCDWRVTAHEMRGCGYYEIRKAQLEHRCPIDFRQGYQSRATSKVIAAVYKSKFGEPGKGPVPRELQKLVLEDLRVSASYMKCYRATEMAAIDILGTEEESYLKLPQYLHMLKLANPGTVADLETEVDDDGDERFLYLFLSFGASISGFKKLRLVLVIDGTHLGGKYKGVLLTASGQDANFQIFPLAYAIVDAEDEESWTWFLMKLERILADSPKLAIISDRAVCIGTAVKRVYPRANHGYCIVHLARNVNSRYSSKNLAQLVTATGMAYRQRDYRDLYSKVRAQRSECGVYFGNIGVAHWTRANFLGDRYNMMTSNIAEQLNHALVEGRSSPIMELVIFIQRMMTRWFSARRNKAEKHRGMVSVEVDKQMTKNMATMSGSKVNSSTEWRCEIIGKYGGKERVNLVDKQCDCKYFDKLKIPCGHALLAADSLGVPYESLVGHCYKTTTWRETYEGVISPEGDPRDVDVPEDVMNLVLRPPVTKRQPGRRRKNRQLSTGEFPVILLRLLVQPVF